One window of Nicotiana tomentosiformis chromosome 11, ASM39032v3, whole genome shotgun sequence genomic DNA carries:
- the LOC138901664 gene encoding F-box protein At3g07870-like, producing MALQCFTWTTELLGSLFNIICKDEEDVAKTFGRLPDCLIIDILSRLPLDCLVRFQRDCRDLRALISSHDFTTVHLSRARPMLLIHDYFKSTKNGQQLYVFGTEHHNGKNVFRKLHLRPELMINNKRWEKPPTLQCSCQGVLLFADPMCPTYYALNPITQEEVTIKHTPDPGKSCALYFCPLTRQFKLLYVQAQGSLCQYFVYMFKTQTWRKIHSSSTFNFLPYRNSHAVVNGALHWIMYSNLEQEGIPPCANGIMVFRMDKEELFPMPHPGSVCTSKKVHTTMTLLVKENCLSFCHLLVSEYAVDIWILEDNEMRAWNKRYKVNLFDKKIFPFSLPYTLPGSASIDVYWWIKLINIQDGELLFYLRDRGLFSYNLEHKTVKIFEFPQLKKLYACRTYIMSLLAIT from the coding sequence ATGGCACTTCAATGCTTCACTTGGACTACAGAACTCTTGGGTTCATTATTCAATATAATATGTAAAGATGAAGAAGATGTTGCAAAAACTTTCGGACGTTTGCCAGATTGTCTTATCATTGATATCCTGAGTAGACTTCCATTAGATTGCCTTGTTAGATTTCAAAGGGATTGTAGGGATTTGAGAGCTTTGATCTCGTCACACGATTTTACCACCGTACATCTCAGTAGAGCTAGACCCATGCTGCTCATACATGATTATTTCAAGAGTACCAAGAACGGACAACAACTATATGTGTTTGGTACTGAACATCATAATGGGAAGAATGTGTTCAGGAAACTTCATCTCAGACCTGAGCTTATGATTAATAATAAGCGCTGGGAAAAACCCCCAACTCTTCAATGCTCTTGTCAAGGAGTTCTTCTGTTTGCTGATCCCATGTGCCCTACTTATTATGCTTTGAACCCGATAACACAAGAGGAAGTAACCATAAAACATACACCAGATCCCGGAAAATCGTGTGCTCTTTATTTTTGTCCATTAACAAGACAATTCAAACTTCTTTATGTACAAGCACAAGGGAGTTTGTGTCAATATTTTGTATACATGTTCAAGACACAAACGTGGAGGAAAATCCATTCATCGTCCACTTTCAACTTTTTGCCATATCGTAACTCTCACGCAGTTGTAAATGGAGCATTGCATTGGATCATGTACTCTAATTTAGAACAAGAAGGGATTCCTCCTTGTGCAAATGGAATCATGGTATTTAGAATGGATAAGGAAGAACTCTTCCCTATGCCTCATCCTGGAAGTGTGTGTACCTCAAAAAAAGTGCATACAACTATGACTCTTTTAGTGAAGGAAAACTGTTTGTCTTTCTGTCACTTGCTTGTCTCTGAGTATGCAGTGGATATATGGATCTTGGAAGACAATGAAATGAGGGCATGGAACAAAAGGTACAAGGTTAATCTCTTTGACAAGAAAATTTTTCCTTTTAGTTTGCCTTATACTCTCCCCGGGTCGGCATCTATAGACGTGTATTGGTGGATAAAGCTTATTAACATCCAAGACGGTGAACTTCTATTTTACTTGCGCGATAGAGGTTTATTTTCTTATAATTTAGAGCATAAAACTGTAAAGATATTTGAATTTCCACAACTGAAAAAGTTATATGCTTGTAGGACTTATATAATGAGCCTACTGGCAATAACTTAA